The Rhineura floridana isolate rRhiFlo1 chromosome 8, rRhiFlo1.hap2, whole genome shotgun sequence genome includes a region encoding these proteins:
- the TMEM121B gene encoding transmembrane protein 121B yields the protein MHRVVSNQRSVSSSSGSFQAPPPPPPAADLQPLFLGGGISSTSSSSGGTRRGRRGSVSSSASTRTRSSSSSGGRSSEEEDEEEGEEEEAKPLVPVQEPGTAAPPAACSFPGSSTTSTSGCSMTAGELYGAPIAGPGTVAAAGALWAGGSGGGGSRWGYKALSLVLLLGQGALLDLYLIAVTDLYWCSWIATDLVLAAGWGIFFCRNSRARGRERPPGVGGGHPPPPPLHPLLGHPPHGGRGAGAASGGKAGGAPRGGDFAYAHLAWLIYAIAFTPKAALILGTSILELVELRLPLGATGFRITLALSAPLLYCLLRAIGTESGGAGTGSGQLLLPPQPPPQHRAAAAFLATCLDLLDSFTLLELLLLQPGRPALPLPPTVRYVLIAVYFLCLASPVLWLYELSAPRAPGAARLTLHWLLPAGLLDVPLLALRCLLLVRYQQPLSIFMLKNLFFLACRGLEAMETCCLLHSASGLRGDGKNAPAPSAGVGAGQLSHCISENDMGPHGYVNTLAVTTQS from the coding sequence ATGCACCGAGTTGTCTCCAACCAGCGCTCGGTCTCCTCCTCCTCGGGCTCCTTCCAGGCTCCTCCGCCGCCTCCCCCCGCCGCGGACCTGCAGCCCCTTTTCTTGGGCGGCGGcatcagcagcaccagcagctccAGCGGCGGCACCCGGAGGGGCAGGCGGGGCTCGGTGTCCAGCTCGGCCTCGACCCGGActcggagcagcagcagcagcggcggccgCAGCAGTGAAGAAGAGGACGAGGAGGAGGGCGAAGAGGAGGAAGCCAAGCCCCTCGTGCCGGTGCAGGAGCCAGGCACCGCCGCTCCACCCGCCGCCTGCTCCTTCCCGGGGTCCAGCACCACTTCCACGTCGGGCTGCAGCATGACCGCGGGGGAGCTGTACGGAGCGCCGATCGCAGGGCCGGGGACTGTGGCGGCCGCCGGGGCGCTCTGGGCAGGAGGCTCCGGCGGCGGCGGGTCTCGCTGGGGCTACAAGGCGCTGTccctggtgctgctgctgggccagggcgcgCTGCTGGACCTCTACCTGATCGCCGTCACCGACCTGTATTGGTGCAGCTGGATCGCCACCGACTTGGTGCTGGCCGCCGGCTGGGGCATCTTCTTCTGCCGCAACAGCCGCGCGCGAGGCCGGGAACGCCCGCCCGGGGTTGGAGGAGGACACCCGCCGCCTCCTCCCTTGCACCCGCTGCTGGGCCACCCCCCGCACGGCGGGAGAGGCGCCGGCGCTGCCTCCGGCGGCAAGGCAGGGGGCGCTCCGCGGGGCGGGGACTTCGCCTACGCCCACTTGGCCTGGCTAATCTACGCCATCGCCTTCACGCCCAAGGCGGCGCTCATCCTGGGCACGTCCATCCTGGAGCTGGTCGAGCTGCGCCTCCCGCTGGGTGCCACCGGCTTCCGGATCACGCTGGCGCTTTCGGCCCCGCTTCTCTACTGCCTCCTGCGGGCCATCGGCACCGAGAGCGGCGGGGCCGGCACCGGCTCGGGCCAGCTCCTCCTGCCGCCCCAGCCGCCGCCCCAGCACCGCGCCGCCGCCGCCTTCCTGGCCACGTGCTTGGACCTGCTGGACAGCTTCACCCTCCTGGAGCTGCTTCTCCTGCAGCCCGGCAGGCCTGCCTTGCCTCTGCCGCCGACGGTCCGCTACGTGCTCATCGCCGTCTATTTCCTGTGCCTGGCCTCCCCCGTCCTCTGGCTGTACGAGCTCAGTGCCCCGCGGGCCCCCGGCGCCGCCCGCCTGACCCTACACTGGCTCCTGCCCGCCGGACTCCTGGATGTGCCCCTGCTGGCCCTGCGTTGCCTCTTGCTGGTGCGCTACCAGCAGCCGCTCTCCATCTTCATGCTCAAGAACCTCTTCTTCTTGGCCTGCCGGGGCCTGGAGGCCATGGAGACCTGCTGCCTCCTCCACTCCGCCAGCGGGCTCAGGGGGGACGGCAAGAACGCGCCCGCTCCCTCTGCCGGTGTCGGGGCTGGCCAGCTCAGCCATTGCATCTCGGAGAACGACATGGGGCCCCATGGGTACGTCAACACATTGGCCGTCACCACGCAGAGCTGA